One Triticum dicoccoides isolate Atlit2015 ecotype Zavitan chromosome 5B, WEW_v2.0, whole genome shotgun sequence genomic window carries:
- the LOC119308713 gene encoding vacuolar protein sorting-associated protein 32 homolog 2, which yields MFNRLFGKPKEQANAGALATLDKLNETLDMLEKKEKVLEKKAGAELERAKEFSKAKNKRAAIQSLKRKKLYEQQIEQLGNFQLRIHDQMIMLEAAKATTETVDALRTGAKAMKAMQKATNIDDVDKTMDEINEQTENMKQIQDALSSPLGASADFDEDELEAELEELEGAELESQLLEPVVTIPIHTTTVPGKAQPTRPAPQKASAEEDELAALQAEMAL from the exons ATGTTCAACAGGTTATTTGGGAAGCCCAAGGAGCAGGCCAACGCCGGCGCGTTGGCCACTTTGGATAAGTTAAACGAG ACTCTTGATATGCTGGAGAAGAAAGAGAAAGTGTTAGAGAAAAAAGCAGGTGCTGAGCTTGAGAGGGCCAAGGAGTTCTCAAAAGCAAAGAATAAAAGAG CGGCTATCCAATCATTGAAGAGGAAAAAACTTTATGAGCAGCAAATTGAGCAGCTTGGGAATTTCCAGTTGAGAATCCATGATCAG ATGATCATGTTAGAAGCTGCTAAAGCTACGACAGAGACTGTTGATGCATTGAGGACTGGAGCTAAAGCTATGAAAGCAATGCAAAAAGCAAC AAATATCGACGATGTCGACAAGACTATGGATGAAATTAATGAACAGACAGAAAACATGAAACAAATACAAGATGCTCTGTCATCTCCTCTTGGAGCTTCTGCTGATTTTGACGAG GATGAACTGGAAGCGGAGCTGGAAGAGTTGGAGGGAGCAGAATTGGAATCCCAACTACTGGAGCCTGTTGTAACTATTCCTATTCATACGACGACCGTGCCAGGCAAGGCGCAACCAACTCGCCCTGCTCCGCAGAAAGCGTCGGCTGAGGAGGATGAGCTTGCTGCACTGCAAGCTGAAATGGCATTGTGA